The following proteins come from a genomic window of Carassius gibelio isolate Cgi1373 ecotype wild population from Czech Republic chromosome B8, carGib1.2-hapl.c, whole genome shotgun sequence:
- the LOC127963030 gene encoding E3 ubiquitin-protein ligase NEURL3 has product MTEKKKEEVRCVCHTRWSLKAISFHSDVKGRLITLSDGGRRVSRDESSFCHGLTFSGRPVKPEEKLRLRVERCGGVWHGALRLGFAHVCPEQTPLPPLAIPDLTNSPLYAAVIVPEHICRPGSEIEFMLKKNGSVRIRGSDGRTHTEQTHLNPKWPVWAMIDVYGQTTAITMLGSKMKRWIFTSRSCPALTHVRHTEEKDTQERKKHMSTLDQRNLRNHHLDTTDHDAPDCAECVVCYSDVANCCLSCGHKCMCTPCAMRVHMTFGTCPLCRQPLGSFHPYVH; this is encoded by the exons ATGACAGAGAAAAAGAAAG AGGAAGTCAGGTGTGTGTGTCACACCCGGTGGAGCCTGAAAGCGATTTCTTTCCACTCAGACGTGAAGGGTCGTCTGATAACGCTGAGTGACGGCGGGCGTCGGGTTTCCAGGGACGAGTCGTCCTTCTGCCACGGGCTGACGTTCAGCGGGCGACCGGTGAAGCCGGAGGAGAAGCTGCGGCTGCGGGTCGAGCGCTGCGGCGGAGTCTGGCACGGGGCACTGCGGCTCGGATTCGCTCATGTGTGCCCCGAGCAGACACCTCTGCCCCCTCTGGCCATCCCAGACCTGACCAACTCCCCGCTGTACGCCGCGGTCATCGTCCCCGAGCACATCTGTCGCCCCGGCTCAGAGATTGAGTTCATGCTGAAGAAGAACGGCAGTGTGAGGATACGGGGCTCTGATGGCAGAACACACACGGAACAGACCCATCTGAACCCCAAGTGGCCCGTCTGGGCGATGATCGACGTCTACGGGCAGACCACGGCGATCACGATGCTCG GCTCCAAAATGAAGCGCTGGATCTTCACCAGTCGCTCCTGTCCTGCTCTCACACACGTCAGACACACTGAAGAGAAAGACACACAGGAGAGGAAGAAACACATGAGTACGCTGGATCAGAGAAACCTGAGAAACCATCATCTTGACACCACAG ATCATGACGCTCCAGACTGTGCGGAGTGTGTGGTGTGTTACAGTGATGTGGCAAACTGTTGTCTGAGCTGCGGTCATAAATGCATGTGTACTCCATGTGCCATGAGGGTTCACATGACGTTTGGGACCTGTCCTCTGTGTCGTCAGCCCTTGGGTTCCTTCCATCCCTACGTCCACTAA
- the LOC127964005 gene encoding uncharacterized protein LOC127964005 has translation MTFNKDLTGQYVTLRQKGQLASRDTSSFMNGLAFLSRTVEVAEKLCIRIENRTSLWDGALHVGFTNICPQKNGVPPASVPHLRDTRGYCVVPVPEDLCRCGVQLQFWINYAGMVIVQKIGGEKYYLKAERLNLNNPLWVFIDLYGSTSAVRLLRSRRGSQTSCPDRPVDSTSGINLLARAVERQTSEMNTHTLSRSHSPPPVPAQQRHRLTSTSSILSDLSPNSSMEDMDFISLLREFQHMHLSGSEHVSVLVSRNKVLQSAKDSVSNSNFPWTKIPLVTFVGEEALDCGGPRREFFRILMMEVQRSLGIFEGQPGHLFFTYDQMALEEHKYELAGKLIAWSVAHGGPGLKSLDPCLYQLMSTQECQLVDFDWHLIPDADIQDKLQKISSCKTRADLQRLQTEQGDWICECGFPGIYRRETSIRDVPKIYSFAVRHYIYLRTLNMIHQFTKGLNAYGQFWDMVRTHWVEFLPIFTNMHEPLSRGTFRDLFQIHWSKSGTKKREAEEQTIHCWELVLKMIEDKIPKAPHNELHFEEILAFITGADEVPPLGFSQKPSIHFYQPEQRGCRLPFANTCMMGLFLPRVVKDEVQLYRMILRAIRDSAVFGRT, from the exons ATGACTTTCAATAAGGACCTGACAGGCCAATACGTGACCCTCAGACAAAAAGGACAACTCGCGTCCAGAGACACCTCATCCTTTATGAACGGTTTGGCATTTCTCAGCCGCACTGTAGAGGTTGCTGAAAAGCTGTGTATACGTATTGAGAACCGCACCTCATTGTGGGATGGAGCTCTTCATGTGGGTTTCACCAACATCTGCCCACAGAAAAACGGTGTACCACCTGCCTCAGTACCACACCTCAGGGACACACGAGGATACTGTGTTGTGCCAGTACCTGAGGACTTGTGTAGGTGTGGTGTACAGCTTCAGTTCTGGATAAACTATGCAGGCATGGTTATTGTTCAAAAGATAGGTGGGGAGAAATATTACCTCAAAGCAGAAAGACTGAACCTGAATAATCCGCTGTGGGTGTTCATTGATCTGTACGGGAGCACAAGCGCTGTCCGCCTTCTGA GATCAAGGAGGGGCAGTCAAACATCATGCCCGGACCGTCCTGTAGACAGTACATCTGGCATCAACTTGCTAGCGAGAGCGGTTGAGCGACAAACATCAGAG aTGAACACTCACACATTATCACGATCACATTCTCCTCCACCTGTTCCTGCACAACAGAGGCACCGGTTGACTTCAACAAGCAGTATTCTTTCAGATTTAAGCCCAAACTCTTCAATG GAGGACATGGACTTTATCTCTTTGCTCAGAGAGTTTCAGCACATGCATCTCAGTGGCAGCGAGCACGTTTCAGTATTGGTTTCTCGTAACAAGGTGCTGCAGAGTGCTAAAGATTCTGTTTCCAACTCTAATTTTCCTTGGACCAAAATCCCTCTCGTGACATTTGTTGGTGAGGAAGCCCTTGACTGTGGAGGTCCAAGGAGAGAGTTTTTCAG AATCCTGATGATGGAGGTGCAGAGATCGCTGGGCATCTTTGAGGGGCAGCCTGGACACCTTTTCTTCACCTATGACCAGATGGCACTGGAAGAACATAAGTATGAGTTGGCGGGGAAGCTGATTGCGTGGTCGGTGGCTCATGGTGGGCCAGGACTCAAATCTCTTGACCCCTGCCTGTACCAGCTGATGTCCACCCAGGAATGTCAGCTGGTAGACTTTGACTGGCACCTAATACCAGATGCTGACATTCAGGACAAACTACAAAAG ATTTCCTCATGCAAAACGAGGGCAGATCTCCAGAGGCTGCAGACAGAGCAGGGTGACTGGATCTGTGAATGTGGTTTCCCTGGAATATACAGACGTGAAACTTCCATTAGAGATGTGCCAAAGATTTACTCCTTTGCAGTTCGGCACTACATATATCTgag AACATTAAATATGATTCATCAGTTCACAAAGGGACTGAATGCTTATGGACAGTTCTGGGATATGGTAAGAACTCATTGGGTTGAGTTTCTACCCATCTTTACCAACATGCATGAGCCCCTTTCCAGAGGCACATTTAGAGACCTGTTCCAAATCCACTGGAGTAAATCAGGGACCAAGAAGAGGGAGGCAGAGGAGCAGACTATACACTGCTGGGAACTGGTACTCAAGATGATTGAAG ATAAAATACCAAAAGCTCCACACAACGAGTTGCATTTTGAGGAGATTTTGGCTTTCATAACTGGAGCGGATGAGGTCCCACCACTTGGGTTTTCCCAGAAGCCCAGCATTCACTTCTATCAACCAGAGCAGCGTGGATGCCGTCTACCGTTTGCCAACACATGCATGATGGGATTGTTCCTGCCCAGGGTTGTAAAAGATGAAGTGCAACTTTACAGGATGATCCTGAGGGCAATTAGGGACTCAGCTGTTTTTGGGAGAACGtaa